Part of the Halodesulfurarchaeum formicicum genome is shown below.
CCCACGAGGTAGCTAATGGAGACCACGAGCAGCGACGCCGCATCCGTCACTCCAGGGACTACGGGAAGCCCAACAGTCAGCCCGACCGGGACGACCGTCAGCATGGCGATGCCAAGGGCGAGTAACCCCATCTGTTTTGACCCGTATCGCTGGTACGCTCGGTAGCTCTGAAGCGAGACGAAAAAGCCAATGA
Proteins encoded:
- a CDS encoding DUF7521 family protein; protein product: MNPSLVSNVTTVLLALVGIIGFFVSLQSYRAYQRYGSKQMGLLALGIAMLTVVPVGLTVGLPVVPGVTDAASLLVVSISYLVGLAAIDVAFNHVE